Proteins co-encoded in one Streptomyces roseochromogenus subsp. oscitans DS 12.976 genomic window:
- a CDS encoding SDR family NAD(P)-dependent oxidoreductase, whose protein sequence is MTKYAGRTAVVVGDATGIGLAIAKRLVEGGAQVVLTARTAEERRRLCAELGSTARVVAPSDVTACLGPGGEIDLLFAETVATARRLLSGLRDGGAVVLTAPGPPSAAVHALATELVSRGIRVNAVAPGCIEAPGGSGAPLPPLGRLGAAEEVARAALFLATDATFTTGVRLPVDGGLSRP, encoded by the coding sequence ATGACCAAGTACGCGGGCCGGACGGCCGTTGTCGTCGGAGACGCCACCGGAATCGGGCTGGCCATCGCCAAGCGCCTGGTCGAAGGCGGCGCCCAGGTCGTACTGACCGCCCGCACCGCCGAGGAGCGCCGCCGCTTGTGCGCCGAACTGGGCTCCACCGCCCGGGTCGTTGCACCGTCCGACGTGACGGCCTGCCTCGGTCCCGGCGGCGAGATCGACCTGCTGTTCGCCGAGACAGTGGCCACCGCCCGACGGCTGCTGTCCGGCCTCAGGGACGGCGGGGCGGTCGTGCTCACGGCGCCCGGCCCGCCGTCCGCCGCCGTGCATGCGCTGGCCACCGAGCTCGTCTCCCGCGGTATCCGCGTCAACGCCGTGGCGCCGGGGTGTATCGAGGCTCCGGGCGGCAGCGGTGCGCCTCTGCCACCGCTGGGCCGCCTCGGTGCCGCCGAGGAGGTCGCCCGGGCCGCACTCTTCCTCGCCACAGACGCCACGTTCACCACCGGCGTCCGCCTCCCGGTCGACGGCGGCCTCAGCCGGCCATGA
- a CDS encoding MFS transporter has translation MSTTPDTAAGSAARTGAAARRPGVGEQPQKLPMFALLALATAVFITSLTETLPAGLLPAMSRDLHVSESATGQTVTIYAIGTALTAIPLTAVTAGWRRKRLLLTAMAGFAVANTGTALSSLYGLTMAARCVAGVAAGLAWALLAGYARRLAPVHLQGRAIAIAMAGIPVALSLGVPAGTFLGKVTDWRVAFLSMTALTVVLLAWIATAVPDFPGQERGERPKMLHALRVPGVAPVLFVTLVFVLAHTIIYAYIATFLDDLGIGGNTDLVLLVFGAASLASIWIVGAQIHHRLRVLTVASSLLVAVAAAVLAVLADHTALVYVAAVLWGLGWGGVPTLLQTAAGDAGGESAADAAQAMLVTLWNVAMAGGGVIGGVLLDLSGSGSLPWSVLLLMLPVIAVIVLARSHGFPAKRPAA, from the coding sequence ATGAGCACCACACCCGACACCGCGGCCGGCTCGGCCGCGCGGACCGGCGCCGCAGCGCGCCGACCGGGCGTCGGCGAGCAGCCGCAGAAACTGCCCATGTTCGCCCTGCTGGCCCTCGCGACCGCCGTCTTCATCACGAGTCTGACCGAGACCCTGCCCGCCGGTCTGCTCCCGGCGATGAGCCGGGATCTGCACGTGAGTGAGTCCGCGACCGGCCAGACGGTCACGATCTACGCGATCGGCACCGCGCTCACCGCGATCCCGCTGACCGCGGTCACCGCCGGCTGGCGCCGCAAGCGGCTCCTGCTGACGGCCATGGCGGGGTTCGCCGTGGCCAATACCGGCACCGCGCTGTCCTCCCTCTACGGGCTGACGATGGCGGCGCGCTGTGTCGCGGGCGTCGCGGCCGGCCTGGCCTGGGCGCTCCTCGCCGGGTACGCCCGCCGACTCGCCCCGGTCCATCTCCAGGGCCGGGCGATCGCCATCGCGATGGCGGGCATTCCGGTCGCGCTCTCGCTCGGCGTGCCCGCCGGCACCTTCCTCGGCAAGGTGACCGACTGGCGCGTGGCCTTCCTCTCGATGACGGCTCTGACCGTGGTGCTGCTGGCGTGGATCGCCACGGCCGTACCGGACTTCCCGGGCCAGGAGCGCGGCGAGCGGCCGAAGATGCTGCATGCTCTGCGCGTCCCGGGCGTGGCGCCGGTGCTGTTCGTCACACTGGTCTTCGTCCTGGCGCACACCATCATCTACGCGTACATCGCCACGTTCCTCGACGACCTCGGCATCGGCGGGAACACCGACCTGGTGCTGCTCGTGTTCGGCGCCGCCTCGCTGGCGAGCATCTGGATCGTCGGGGCGCAGATCCACCACCGGCTGCGGGTGCTGACCGTCGCCAGCTCGCTGCTGGTCGCGGTGGCCGCCGCGGTGCTGGCCGTGCTGGCCGACCACACCGCACTCGTCTACGTCGCCGCCGTGCTGTGGGGCCTGGGCTGGGGCGGCGTGCCCACCCTGCTGCAGACCGCGGCCGGTGACGCGGGCGGCGAGTCGGCGGCCGACGCGGCCCAGGCCATGCTGGTCACGCTCTGGAACGTCGCGATGGCGGGCGGCGGCGTGATCGGTGGCGTGCTGCTCGACCTGAGCGGCAGCGGCTCCCTGCCGTGGAGCGTGCTGCTGCTCATGCTGCCGGTGATCGCCGTGATCGTGCTCGCCCGCAGCCACGGCTTCCCGGCCAAGAGGCCGGCGGCGTAG
- a CDS encoding alpha/beta fold hydrolase — MTEETGSNEKTEMPQSVQPLLHHVEFGSGTPVVLLHGYTIDHRLLLPLEPVFAARRGWRRLYVDLPGSGRSPRLSGPVTAEAMGEAVLRFVDKAVGDEPFAVVGISYGGQLARYLVAERGPQVLGTALIAPLVKASGERVLPERQVLSRDEALLASLDPADREAFAGIALYQDDAGWRSFSDHVLPGIRAHHREDAAALLKAYLLKQIPERRFGVHDGSHVVVTGRQDHMVGWRDQLELLEHYPRATYAVVDGAGHNVHLDQPDAVHGLLGNWLDTLAAQHL, encoded by the coding sequence ATGACCGAAGAGACTGGATCGAACGAGAAGACCGAGATGCCGCAATCGGTGCAGCCGCTGCTGCACCACGTCGAGTTCGGCTCCGGCACGCCCGTGGTGCTGCTGCACGGCTACACCATCGACCACCGGCTCCTGCTGCCCCTGGAACCCGTGTTCGCCGCGCGTCGCGGCTGGCGGCGGCTCTACGTCGACCTGCCCGGCTCCGGCCGCTCGCCGCGCCTGAGCGGTCCGGTGACGGCCGAGGCCATGGGTGAGGCGGTCCTGCGGTTCGTGGACAAGGCCGTCGGCGACGAGCCGTTCGCGGTCGTGGGCATCTCCTACGGCGGCCAGCTCGCCCGCTACCTGGTAGCCGAGCGCGGCCCGCAGGTCCTGGGCACGGCACTGATCGCGCCGCTGGTCAAGGCGAGCGGTGAGCGCGTGCTGCCCGAGCGGCAGGTGCTCAGCCGGGACGAGGCGCTGCTGGCCTCGCTCGACCCGGCCGACCGCGAAGCGTTCGCCGGCATCGCGCTGTACCAGGACGACGCGGGCTGGAGGTCCTTCAGCGACCACGTGCTGCCCGGCATCCGTGCCCACCACCGAGAGGACGCCGCCGCGCTGCTCAAGGCCTACCTGCTCAAGCAGATCCCGGAGCGCCGCTTCGGGGTCCACGACGGCAGCCATGTCGTGGTGACCGGCCGTCAGGACCACATGGTCGGCTGGCGGGACCAGTTGGAGCTTTTGGAGCACTATCCGCGCGCGACCTACGCGGTCGTCGACGGTGCAGGCCACAACGTCCACCTCGACCAACCGGACGCTGTGCACGGCCTGCTGGGCAACTGGCTCGACACGCTGGCAGCGCAACACCTCTGA
- a CDS encoding IS701 family transposase, translating into MSSSETRAATADGARIQRFVEDIFRSLHRVEQRRWARAYLWALIHGSGKKTPRRMARMGSLPSSAAHGLHQFINASPWEWQPVRRRLAQRVAAESVPYAWAVAELIIPKSGGHSVGVHRRVDPATGQPVNCQRAVGLFLAGDSHAFPVDWSLVLNGPWDWDRQRRRRTRIPEEEKERPVGARVLDYAADAVTLPRAAGLPWVLDLTRCDDAAGVLAGLARERLDVVCEVDPGQVVLVGQHTPTVSTVGALMGIGHARQPHVMVRQTPDGRTKVVPIHAYAGTVRLPQLAAGSDGAARTYRVLERPAPDGRLPARYWITSLTERPVDEVLSLVRGRTAALSAVSGLQDRFGALDFEGRSFPGWHHHMTMASAAYVYQYLDGTSGSASLPPAPAATRLTRAAS; encoded by the coding sequence ATGTCGTCGAGTGAGACGCGCGCGGCAACGGCCGACGGCGCGCGAATACAGAGGTTCGTCGAGGACATCTTCCGATCGCTTCACCGAGTGGAACAACGCCGCTGGGCCCGAGCGTATCTATGGGCCTTGATCCACGGATCCGGCAAGAAGACACCGCGGCGCATGGCGCGCATGGGTTCCTTACCCTCATCGGCAGCGCACGGGCTGCACCAGTTCATCAACGCCAGCCCCTGGGAATGGCAGCCGGTGCGCCGCCGGCTCGCCCAGCGGGTCGCCGCGGAATCGGTGCCCTACGCGTGGGCGGTCGCCGAACTCATCATCCCGAAGAGCGGCGGGCACTCAGTGGGCGTGCACCGACGCGTGGACCCCGCGACCGGACAGCCTGTCAATTGCCAGCGCGCAGTCGGACTCTTCCTGGCCGGCGACAGCCATGCCTTCCCGGTCGACTGGAGCCTGGTGCTCAACGGCCCCTGGGACTGGGACCGGCAGCGCAGGCGCCGTACCCGGATACCGGAAGAGGAGAAGGAGCGACCGGTCGGCGCCCGCGTCCTCGACTATGCCGCGGACGCGGTCACCCTGCCGCGCGCGGCCGGGCTGCCCTGGGTCCTCGACCTGACCCGGTGCGACGATGCGGCCGGCGTGCTCGCGGGGCTGGCGCGGGAGCGGCTGGACGTGGTGTGCGAGGTCGACCCCGGACAGGTCGTGCTCGTCGGACAGCACACGCCGACCGTGAGCACGGTGGGCGCGCTGATGGGGATCGGACACGCCCGGCAGCCGCATGTGATGGTGCGGCAGACTCCGGACGGCCGCACCAAGGTGGTTCCGATTCACGCTTATGCCGGCACGGTGCGATTGCCGCAGCTGGCGGCGGGGTCCGACGGCGCCGCTCGCACCTACCGGGTCCTGGAGCGGCCCGCCCCGGACGGACGGCTGCCTGCCCGGTACTGGATCACCAGCCTCACCGAACGGCCGGTGGACGAGGTGCTGTCCCTGGTGCGGGGCCGCACCGCCGCCCTGTCGGCCGTCTCCGGCCTGCAGGATCGCTTCGGCGCCCTGGATTTCGAGGGCCGCTCCTTCCCGGGCTGGCACCACCACATGACGATGGCCTCAGCCGCATACGTCTACCAGTACCTCGACGGCACATCAGGCAGCGCCTCGCTCCCGCCGGCGCCCGCCGCGACCCGACTGACCAGGGCCGCGAGCTGA
- a CDS encoding response regulator transcription factor, with translation MTNVLVVERNTSAAEAMERDLRRQGYTTRSVHTGARALRAYRDADLVLLSLELADIDGLEVCRSVRSGADTPLIAVTDHDDELERVLALRAGADDCVVKTWGFREIGARIEAVLRRYRRRTAATAKPISLRPLHIDPRRREVRLHDLLIPVTSKEFELLYTLAVNPETVVSRKELMAKVWDSDWTSGSRTIDTHVSSLRAKLGCSRWITTVRGVGYRMGYGGGRDPEMPETPKVLEAS, from the coding sequence GTGACGAACGTACTCGTGGTGGAGCGGAACACCTCCGCGGCCGAGGCCATGGAACGCGATCTGCGCAGACAGGGCTACACCACGCGGAGCGTGCACACCGGGGCGCGGGCGCTGCGCGCATACCGCGACGCGGACCTGGTGCTGCTCTCGCTGGAGCTCGCGGACATCGACGGCCTGGAGGTGTGCCGGTCGGTGCGCAGTGGTGCGGACACCCCGCTGATCGCCGTGACCGACCACGACGACGAATTGGAACGGGTCCTCGCGCTGCGCGCCGGGGCGGACGACTGTGTGGTGAAGACCTGGGGTTTCCGGGAGATCGGTGCGCGGATAGAGGCCGTGCTTCGCCGTTACCGCCGCAGGACGGCGGCCACGGCGAAGCCCATATCCCTGCGCCCGCTGCACATAGATCCACGCAGGCGGGAAGTACGGCTGCACGACCTGCTGATTCCCGTCACGTCGAAGGAATTCGAGCTGCTCTACACGCTGGCCGTGAATCCCGAAACGGTCGTGTCGCGAAAGGAGTTGATGGCGAAGGTGTGGGACAGCGACTGGACCAGCGGCAGCCGCACCATCGACACGCATGTGAGCAGCCTGCGGGCGAAACTCGGCTGCAGCCGGTGGATCACCACGGTCCGCGGTGTCGGCTACCGAATGGGATACGGCGGAGGCCGCGACCCTGAGATGCCGGAGACGCCCAAGGTACTCGAGGCCTCATAG
- a CDS encoding maleate cis-trans isomerase family protein has protein sequence MDLFPLPRLGLVVPPENPTAEPEFTTLFGHHVNVYTTRFPVTPGLGLRDMLEFYNRVLPDTLGQFGGMRLDGAVVACSASHYLLGPDGDLSFCAELSDRAGFPVWSSTRATLAACEALGVRRLTLVSPYQPWLTDTSRAFWERAGLTVDGVVPVPARSAPGGDRHYDPYQVTTEAILGHIAASELPGDTALLFTGTGMGTLAALEELARQEPGRTLLTSNLASVWWARRTLPGGDAGDEHALLRRLEKTAV, from the coding sequence ATGGACCTTTTCCCACTGCCTCGGCTCGGGCTCGTCGTACCACCGGAGAACCCCACCGCCGAACCGGAGTTCACCACCCTGTTCGGGCACCACGTGAACGTGTACACGACTCGCTTCCCGGTGACACCGGGACTCGGCCTCAGGGACATGCTGGAGTTCTACAACCGCGTTCTGCCCGACACGCTCGGTCAGTTCGGCGGCATGCGGCTGGACGGGGCCGTGGTGGCGTGCAGTGCCTCGCACTACCTGCTGGGCCCGGACGGCGACCTCTCCTTCTGCGCCGAGCTGTCCGACCGGGCAGGCTTCCCGGTGTGGTCCTCGACGCGGGCGACCCTGGCCGCGTGCGAGGCCCTGGGCGTGCGCCGGCTGACCCTCGTCTCGCCGTACCAGCCGTGGCTCACGGACACCTCGCGCGCCTTCTGGGAGCGGGCCGGCCTCACGGTCGACGGCGTGGTGCCGGTCCCGGCGCGCTCGGCGCCCGGCGGCGACCGGCACTACGACCCGTACCAGGTGACGACCGAGGCCATACTCGGACACATCGCGGCGAGCGAACTCCCCGGCGACACCGCCCTGCTGTTCACCGGCACGGGCATGGGCACGCTCGCCGCGCTCGAGGAACTGGCCCGGCAGGAGCCGGGCCGCACGCTGCTCACGTCCAACCTGGCGTCGGTCTGGTGGGCCCGGCGCACGCTGCCCGGCGGCGACGCGGGCGACGAGCACGCGCTGCTGCGGCGACTGGAGAAGACGGCGGTGTGA
- a CDS encoding isopropylmalate synthase, giving the protein MAPVENHEKLPVPPRISDATLRDSAHMAGVEFGPKDAAAIAGLLVRTGVELVEVGMVSGPDSKDTPLVEAVHETVGPERSMTLLVVRDRQQVARALDEAERLGVRHIMYSIPTSEQHAKLKLGSPSAKFLHALARSAIGQAKERGFHVTFSGEDGARTPRERLVPYVTAGFEAGADRFRLAETVAYLSPWQMETVIADLTAIDDSEVEIHSHNMLGMAVANSLAAVRAGARWISATVDGIGERGGNAPLAELLASLRVVHGDTRFDLTHLTELSRIALKGSGLGEAFQAGPTTPHAFAYELPGQLSHPEAYETLPAELVGNARELRVRTRLAPALVTWALADSGIFVDVDAFTAWLADRQEQAGGPLLDRDAIRKAAIDFQSS; this is encoded by the coding sequence ATGGCACCAGTGGAGAACCACGAGAAACTCCCGGTCCCCCCGCGAATATCCGACGCGACCCTGCGCGACTCCGCGCACATGGCGGGCGTCGAGTTCGGCCCGAAGGACGCGGCGGCCATCGCCGGTCTGCTGGTGCGAACCGGCGTCGAACTGGTCGAGGTGGGCATGGTCTCCGGCCCGGACTCCAAGGACACCCCCCTGGTCGAGGCCGTGCACGAGACCGTCGGCCCCGAGCGCAGCATGACGCTCCTCGTGGTACGTGACCGGCAGCAGGTGGCCCGGGCCCTGGACGAGGCAGAGCGCCTGGGTGTGCGCCACATCATGTACTCCATCCCCACCTCGGAGCAGCACGCGAAGCTGAAGCTGGGTTCGCCAAGCGCCAAGTTCCTGCATGCGCTGGCCCGTTCGGCGATCGGACAGGCCAAGGAACGCGGCTTCCACGTCACCTTCAGCGGCGAGGACGGGGCCCGCACCCCCAGGGAGCGGCTCGTCCCGTATGTCACCGCCGGCTTCGAGGCGGGGGCCGACCGGTTCCGGCTCGCCGAGACCGTCGCCTACCTCTCGCCCTGGCAGATGGAGACGGTGATCGCCGACCTCACCGCGATCGACGACTCCGAGGTCGAGATCCACTCGCACAACATGCTGGGCATGGCCGTCGCCAACTCACTCGCCGCCGTCCGCGCCGGGGCACGCTGGATCTCGGCGACCGTCGACGGCATCGGCGAGCGCGGAGGCAACGCCCCCTTGGCCGAACTGCTGGCCTCGCTGCGGGTCGTGCACGGCGACACCCGCTTCGACCTCACCCACCTCACCGAGCTGTCCCGCATCGCCCTCAAAGGCTCTGGCCTCGGCGAAGCCTTCCAGGCCGGCCCGACCACGCCGCACGCCTTCGCCTATGAGCTGCCCGGCCAGCTCAGCCACCCGGAGGCCTACGAAACGCTGCCCGCCGAACTGGTCGGCAACGCCCGCGAGCTGCGGGTACGCACCCGGCTGGCCCCGGCCCTCGTCACGTGGGCACTGGCCGACTCCGGGATCTTCGTCGACGTCGACGCCTTCACGGCCTGGCTCGCCGACCGCCAGGAGCAGGCCGGCGGCCCGCTCCTGGACCGGGACGCGATCCGCAAGGCCGCGATCGACTTCCAGTCCTCCTGA
- a CDS encoding ATP-grasp domain-containing protein has protein sequence MGRKVAVVADRIGWEERQLIQRADELGLAIEWVNDESLCLGHLDAPSVRNYDALLVRSRSYTRGGLVASLAEASGARTVNTARAIHACENKAALRTVLRTAGVPVPDFRLVLSRRDFEQALAELELPVVLKPVFGGMGKRVTLIRHADTAQSVYDYVEDLGHAFEQACLVEPYLGGTSVRCLVVGHELVGAAEFASGGTDWRNNAALGNDSRAVAHDPDVVKIVDAVTAELGPGIYGVDLFRTADGYVVNEVNHAPGFRAVASATGADVASAIGRYLQELLA, from the coding sequence ATGGGCCGCAAAGTCGCCGTCGTAGCCGACCGGATCGGCTGGGAGGAGCGTCAGCTGATCCAGCGGGCCGATGAGCTCGGGCTCGCCATCGAGTGGGTCAACGACGAGTCCCTGTGCCTCGGCCACCTCGACGCCCCGTCCGTCCGGAACTACGACGCCCTGCTGGTGCGCAGCCGCAGCTACACCCGTGGTGGCCTGGTCGCGAGCCTCGCCGAGGCCTCAGGAGCCCGCACCGTCAACACCGCCCGGGCGATACACGCCTGCGAGAACAAGGCCGCGCTGCGCACCGTGCTGCGCACCGCCGGCGTCCCGGTGCCGGACTTCCGGCTCGTGCTGTCCCGCAGGGACTTCGAGCAGGCGCTCGCCGAACTGGAACTGCCGGTGGTCCTCAAGCCGGTCTTCGGCGGCATGGGCAAGCGGGTCACGCTGATCCGGCACGCCGACACCGCCCAGTCCGTGTACGACTACGTCGAGGACCTCGGTCACGCCTTCGAGCAGGCTTGCCTGGTCGAGCCGTACCTGGGCGGAACCTCGGTGCGCTGCCTGGTCGTCGGCCACGAACTGGTCGGCGCCGCGGAGTTCGCCAGCGGTGGCACGGACTGGCGCAACAACGCCGCACTCGGCAACGACAGCCGCGCAGTCGCCCACGACCCCGACGTCGTGAAGATCGTCGACGCCGTGACGGCGGAACTGGGCCCCGGCATCTACGGAGTAGATCTGTTCCGCACCGCCGACGGCTACGTCGTCAACGAGGTCAACCACGCCCCCGGCTTCCGGGCCGTGGCCTCGGCCACCGGCGCGGACGTCGCCTCTGCCATCGGCCGCTACCTGCAGGAGCTGCTCGCATGA
- the argC gene encoding N-acetyl-gamma-glutamyl-phosphate reductase encodes MIRAGVIGASGLAGGELIRLITQHPDLELTFLGGSSNIGRRPAQLHPGLRIDTGLTVQPVTEDVADHVDVILLATPAPVSAELAALLADRVPAVVDLSGAFRIRTPERHRRWYPKVERRADLADRFVYGVPELVGDQLADAALISLPGCYATAITLGLAPLTLGLGLDLKTVVVDGKSGSSGGGLQLRTADLHPFRNGAIAPYAPTGHRHAAEVSDFLERSKPGTLGSLSMSAYGVSHVRGLLTSAYVFTDGEVDQRTLQRAYLRFYKGHRFVRVRRHTETLIPVPDPQAVLGSNYCDVTAMYDEEAGRIVVLAALDNLVKGAAGQAVQAVNLRFGLPEETGLTMHPVMPA; translated from the coding sequence ATGATCCGTGCAGGAGTCATCGGCGCCTCCGGGCTGGCCGGCGGCGAACTCATCAGGCTGATCACCCAGCATCCCGACCTGGAGCTGACCTTCCTCGGGGGCTCCTCGAACATCGGCAGGCGCCCGGCCCAACTGCACCCGGGCCTGCGCATCGACACCGGCCTGACCGTACAGCCGGTCACCGAGGACGTCGCCGACCACGTCGACGTCATCCTGCTGGCCACCCCCGCGCCGGTCTCCGCCGAGCTGGCCGCGCTGCTCGCGGACCGCGTCCCGGCCGTCGTCGACCTGAGCGGCGCCTTCCGCATCCGCACCCCGGAGCGGCACAGGCGCTGGTACCCGAAGGTCGAGCGGCGCGCCGACCTGGCCGACCGGTTCGTCTACGGCGTTCCGGAGCTGGTGGGTGACCAGCTGGCCGACGCGGCGCTCATCTCGCTGCCCGGCTGCTACGCCACCGCGATCACGCTCGGCCTCGCCCCGCTCACTCTCGGCCTCGGCCTGGATCTGAAGACCGTAGTGGTGGACGGCAAGAGCGGCTCCAGCGGCGGCGGCCTGCAACTGCGCACCGCCGACCTGCATCCCTTCCGCAACGGCGCCATCGCACCGTACGCGCCCACCGGTCACCGGCATGCGGCGGAGGTCAGCGACTTCCTGGAGCGCAGCAAGCCGGGCACGCTCGGCTCGCTGAGCATGTCGGCGTACGGCGTCTCGCACGTGCGCGGGCTGCTCACCAGTGCTTACGTGTTCACCGACGGCGAGGTCGACCAGCGCACGCTCCAACGGGCGTACCTGCGCTTCTACAAGGGGCACCGGTTCGTGCGGGTGCGGCGGCACACCGAGACGCTGATCCCGGTGCCGGACCCGCAGGCGGTGCTCGGCTCCAACTACTGCGATGTGACGGCGATGTACGACGAGGAGGCCGGCCGGATCGTCGTCCTCGCCGCCCTCGACAACCTGGTCAAGGGCGCGGCCGGCCAGGCCGTACAGGCGGTGAACCTCCGGTTCGGGCTGCCCGAGGAGACGGGCCTGACCATGCACCCGGTGATGCCCGCATGA
- a CDS encoding acetylglutamate kinase, protein MSPAHPPQEAPAVVKLGGSCLDDLDGAWWDDLARLGRRRPLVLVHGWSKPLKKLSARSREPSAILRDRYGNQSRWTTPEVIDDIKTVSARLGSEVLQRLQRRGLSAERLLGSDGLLAAGEAERWWWQGKQLVELENLVGPVTGADPTLLKDLEPGQARLVTPLARNASGREVNTDADRAAAALAGAVGAPDLVLVTDVGHLLIDGEPVHEIGAEAAAVFRDKGATGGMRKKLRAAGEALERGVDRVVIGSAPVTELLAARTGTVITRT, encoded by the coding sequence ATGAGCCCGGCGCATCCCCCGCAGGAGGCCCCGGCCGTCGTGAAACTCGGCGGCAGCTGCCTCGACGACCTCGACGGTGCCTGGTGGGACGACCTGGCCCGGCTGGGCCGGCGGCGTCCGCTCGTCCTGGTGCACGGCTGGTCCAAGCCGCTGAAGAAGCTCAGCGCCCGCTCCCGAGAGCCGTCGGCGATCCTGCGCGACCGGTACGGCAACCAGAGCCGCTGGACCACGCCCGAGGTCATCGACGACATCAAGACCGTCAGCGCCCGGCTCGGCAGCGAGGTGCTGCAGCGGCTTCAGCGGCGCGGCTTGAGCGCCGAGCGGCTGCTCGGCAGCGATGGACTGCTCGCCGCGGGCGAGGCGGAGCGCTGGTGGTGGCAGGGCAAGCAGCTGGTCGAGCTGGAGAACCTGGTCGGCCCGGTCACCGGCGCGGACCCGACCCTGCTCAAGGACCTGGAGCCCGGCCAGGCCAGGCTCGTCACCCCGCTGGCCCGCAACGCCTCGGGCCGGGAGGTCAACACCGACGCCGACCGGGCCGCCGCCGCTCTCGCCGGCGCCGTCGGCGCACCCGATCTCGTGCTCGTGACCGATGTCGGTCATCTGCTGATCGACGGCGAGCCGGTGCATGAGATCGGCGCCGAGGCCGCTGCCGTGTTCCGCGACAAGGGCGCCACCGGCGGCATGCGCAAGAAGCTGCGGGCCGCCGGCGAAGCCCTGGAGCGGGGCGTGGACCGGGTCGTCATCGGCAGTGCGCCCGTCACCGAGTTGCTCGCTGCCCGTACCGGCACCGTCATCACGCGAACGTGA
- a CDS encoding type 1 glutamine amidotransferase, whose amino-acid sequence MAQPRVLVVNNGTLSLPQLRRRFEELGAATDAVDAVSVPPRLDGRYQAIVLSGTKVRAYDRDHYKPLVDLVMTADVPVFGICGGMQILAVSAGGRLAEGPQRVGGYEVQVDKEEPLFTYVKPTVTVFHRHTLYLQEAPEGFRSIGRSAHAPVEFLRSDDGRIFGSQAHLEFRSDGLEILRGFTQLYR is encoded by the coding sequence GTGGCGCAGCCCCGTGTCCTGGTCGTCAACAACGGAACGCTGTCCCTGCCCCAACTGCGCCGCCGCTTCGAGGAGCTGGGCGCGGCCACCGACGCGGTCGACGCGGTGTCCGTGCCGCCTCGCCTCGACGGCCGCTACCAGGCGATCGTGCTGAGCGGCACCAAGGTGCGGGCCTACGACCGCGACCACTACAAGCCGCTCGTCGATCTCGTCATGACCGCCGACGTGCCGGTCTTCGGGATCTGCGGCGGCATGCAGATCCTGGCGGTCTCGGCCGGCGGCCGGCTCGCCGAGGGCCCCCAGCGGGTCGGCGGCTACGAGGTGCAGGTCGACAAGGAAGAGCCCCTGTTCACCTACGTCAAACCGACGGTGACGGTGTTCCACCGGCACACCCTCTATCTCCAGGAGGCCCCGGAGGGCTTCCGCTCCATCGGCCGCTCCGCGCACGCGCCCGTCGAGTTCCTGCGCTCCGACGACGGACGCATCTTCGGTTCCCAGGCGCATCTGGAGTTCCGCAGCGACGGCCTGGAGATCCTGCGGGGCTTCACGCAGCTCTACCGGTGA